One genomic segment of bacterium includes these proteins:
- a CDS encoding glycosyltransferase family 39 protein yields MGKPAYNKTGYVVFAAAATAAAAALYIAAAGVSWVGGIFGALGDAARRWVSFFYARADMAGDPGLWLKYALCFAVPAVLWAAALAKLAPRAGLRVAGLIAQKWFVYLIIILSVAGVAYAAAFFLGDRALAVDESTLLFQSKIFCRGRLAAAAPPTEGDLEHAFFRSQNEVVRFGRWFSAAAPLHPMLLCVGRAAGWPNLIPVLAAAVMLVAVYAIGRRSLGPFGGALAAVLAATSPLFIFTQASYSSGATFVCFFALAAWACWEVGEVSSKKAALALGVAAGAAFLVSAYTALYLALPFAWYLWRRARSRAGRVYRPAWFAAGFAPFVAAWMFYNWRQTGNVFLPPRFFADAPYFGFGAGYGFRDAISAAARGVVALSTEAF; encoded by the coding sequence GAAAACCCGCCTACAATAAAACCGGATACGTAGTATTCGCCGCGGCGGCTACGGCCGCGGCCGCGGCGTTGTATATAGCCGCGGCTGGAGTATCCTGGGTCGGCGGGATATTCGGCGCTTTGGGCGACGCCGCCCGGCGCTGGGTCTCGTTCTTCTACGCCCGCGCGGATATGGCGGGCGACCCCGGGTTGTGGCTCAAGTACGCGCTGTGCTTCGCCGTCCCCGCGGTACTATGGGCCGCGGCCCTCGCGAAGCTGGCGCCGCGCGCCGGCCTCCGCGTCGCCGGCCTTATCGCGCAAAAATGGTTCGTTTATTTGATTATTATTTTATCGGTGGCGGGCGTCGCGTACGCCGCCGCGTTCTTCCTCGGCGACCGGGCCCTCGCCGTCGACGAGTCGACGCTGCTCTTCCAGAGCAAGATTTTTTGCCGGGGTAGACTGGCCGCGGCCGCGCCGCCCACGGAGGGCGACCTCGAGCACGCGTTCTTCCGTTCGCAAAACGAGGTCGTCCGCTTCGGCCGGTGGTTTTCGGCGGCGGCGCCGCTTCACCCGATGCTGCTGTGCGTAGGGAGGGCGGCGGGTTGGCCCAATTTAATCCCCGTATTAGCGGCGGCGGTTATGTTAGTCGCGGTTTACGCCATAGGCCGACGGTCGTTGGGCCCTTTCGGCGGCGCGCTGGCCGCGGTGCTGGCCGCGACGTCGCCCCTCTTTATTTTCACGCAGGCGTCGTATTCGTCGGGCGCCACGTTCGTCTGTTTTTTCGCGCTCGCGGCCTGGGCGTGTTGGGAGGTCGGGGAGGTATCGTCGAAAAAAGCCGCGCTCGCCCTGGGCGTCGCCGCCGGCGCGGCGTTCCTCGTTTCCGCGTATACCGCGTTGTATCTCGCGCTGCCGTTCGCGTGGTATTTATGGCGGCGGGCGCGCTCGCGGGCCGGCCGCGTCTATCGGCCGGCCTGGTTTGCCGCGGGCTTTGCTCCCTTCGTCGCCGCATGGATGTTTTACAATTGGCGCCAGACGGGCAACGTCTTCCTGCCGCCGCGGTTTTTCGCCGACGCGCCTTATTTCGGCTTCGGCGCCGGTTATGGGTTCCGGGACGCTATTTCCGCCGCGGCGCGGGGCGTGGTGGCGTTGTCGACCGAGGCGTTC